In the genome of Populus trichocarpa isolate Nisqually-1 chromosome 6, P.trichocarpa_v4.1, whole genome shotgun sequence, one region contains:
- the LOC7455638 gene encoding homeobox-leucine zipper protein HAT14 — protein sequence MELALSLGDTSKPFKFLDKTPKLSSKDLGFCMGLGSGFTASTRSHDKLGSHENNHQEDERRVSSDPPLQLVLLPFSPVPRRHQPPSKTRFPWLTDNLVSEPGSTEGSGRGFDVNRLSMDDADEGAALSSPNSAASSFQMDFGIRSGRGNKRDLEAIEASRASDDEENGLTRKKLRLSKDQSAFLEESFKEHSTLNPKQKLALAKQLNLRPRQVEVWFQNRRARTKLKQTEVDCEYLKRCCETLTKENRRLQKELQELRALKTSQPFYMQLPATTLTMCPSCERVATTTTTTNPSTSTTTSKTLSLPAKPRLFPSSHGQVQAHQAAS from the exons ATGGAGCTAGCTTTGAGTTTAGGTGATACTTCCAAGCCTTTCAAGTTTCTTGACAAAACTCCAAAGTTGTCAAGCAAAGATCTCGGGTTTTGCATGGGCTTAGGGAGTGGTTTTACTGCATCAACAAGATCGCACGACAAACTAGGTAGCCATGAAAATAATCATCAAGAAGATGAGCGAAGAGTCTCTTCAGATCCGCCACTTCAACTTGTTCTTTTACCTTTCTCTCCTGTTCCTCGCAGGCATCAGCCTCCTTCAAAGACTCGCTTTCCATGGCTGACAGATAACT TGGTGTCTGAACCGGGCTCAACTGAAGGATCAGGGAGAGGGTTTGATGTGAACCGTTTGTCCATGGATGACGCTGATGAAGGAGCGGCGCTTTCGTCGCCAAATAGCGCGGCCTCGTCCTTTCAAATGGATTTTGGGATTAGAAGTGGGAGAGGCAATAAGAGAGATTTAGAGGCTATAGAGGCTTCAAGAGCAAGTGATGATGAAGAGAACGGTTTGACAAGGAAGAAACTAAGGCTCTCTAAAGATCAATCAGCTTTTCTTGAAGAGAGTTTCAAAGAACACAGTACCCTTAATCCT AAGCAAAAGCTAGCTTTAGCAAAGCAGTTGAATCTTCGTCCTCGCCAAGTGGAAGTGTGGTTTCAAAACAGAAGGGCAAG GACAAAATTGAAGCAGACAGAGGTAGATTGTGAGTATTTAAAGAGATGCTGCGAGACACTGACAAAAGAGAACAGGAGGTTACAAAAGGAACTGCAAGAATTAAGAGCTTTGAAAACTTCGCAACCCTTCTACATGCAGCTTCCTGCCACCACTCTCACCATGTGCCCTTCTTGTGAACGCGTGGccaccaccacaaccaccaccaaTCCATCCACTAGCACCACCACCTCTAAAACATTGTCACTGCCTGCTAAACCTAGGTTATTTCCTTCGTCACATGGCCAAGTCCAAGCTCATCAAGCTGCTTCATGA
- the LOC7455637 gene encoding F-box/kelch-repeat protein At1g30090 — protein MQRVRLSSQQAPVHKLGDSQITLSPKFRVGVIQSSLLNPSPEFESSLQCEPLIPGLPDDIALNCLLRVPVQSHAACKAVCKRWHLLLGNKERFFTRRKELGFKDPWLFVFSFHKCTGKIQWQVLDLINFSWHTIPAMPCKHKVCPHGFRCVSVAHDGTLFVCGGMVSDVDFPLDLVLKYEMQKNRWTVMNRMITARSFFASGVIEGMIYVAGGNSSDLFELDSAEVLDPVKGNWRRIANMGTNMASYDAAVLDGKLLVTEGWLWPFFFSPRGQIYDPRTDKWENMAFGLREGWTGSSVVVYGRLFVVSDLERMKLKVYDAESDSWETIEGSPLPEQISKPFAVNAWDCKIYVVGRNLHVVVGHISRLQQKGICEKKWGFSVRWHVVDPPDSFCDLTPSSSQVLFA, from the coding sequence ATGCAAAGAGTTCGATTATCGTCTCAACAGGCACCGGTACATAAACTAGGGGACTCCCAGATTACATTATCCCCCAAATTTAGAGTGGGTGTGATCCAATCTTCCTTGTTAAACCCTTCACCAGAGTTTGAGTCATCTCTGCAATGTGAGCCCCTTATTCCTGGGCTTCCTGATGATATTGCACTCAATTGTCTTCTCCGGGTTCCAGTCCAGAGCCATGCAGCCTGCAAAGCTGTTTGTAAGAGATGGCATTTATTGCTTGGTAATAAGGAGCGGTTCTTCACCCGTAGAAAGGAATTGGGGTTCAAGGATCCTTGgctctttgtcttttctttcCACAAGTGCACTGGAAAGATCCAGTGGCAGGTTTTAGACCTTATCAACTTTTCTTGGCACACTATCCCAGCAATGCCTTGTAAACACAAGGTCTGCCCTCATGGATTTAGATGTGTTTCAGTAGCTCATGATGGTACACTCTTTGTTTGTGGTGGTATGGTCTCTGATGTTGATTTTCCCCTTGACTTGGTTTTGAAGTATGAGATGCAAAAGAATCGTTGGACTGTGATGAATCGGATGATAACAGCTAGATCATTTTTTGCTAGCGGGGTAATTGAAGGGATGATATATGTAGCAGGAGGCAACAGCTCTGACCTTTTTGAGCTAGACTCAGCGGAGGTTTTGGATCCTGTAAAAGGGAATTGGCGTAGAATTGCAAACATGGGAACAAACATGGCATCTTATGATGCAGCAGTTCTTGACGGGAAACTTCTTGTGACAGAAGGGTGGTTGTGGccattctttttctctcccagGGGTCAAATTTATGATCCAAGGACTGATAAATGGGAGAATATGGCTTTTGgattgagagaaggttggactGGTTCCAGTGTGGTGGTCTACGGGCGCTTGTTTGTGGTTTCAGACCTTGAACGGATGAAGCTCAAGGTTTATGATGCAGAAAGTGATTCTTGGGAAACAATAGAAGGGTCTCCCTTACCAGAACAAATTTCTAAACCATTTGCTGTCAATGCTTGGGATTGCAAAATCTATGTTGTGGGTAGGAATCTTCATGTTGTTGTGGGTCATATCTCTAGGCTGCAGCAAAAGGGCATTTGTGAGAAGAAATGGGGCTTCAGTGTTAGATGGCATGTGGTGGATCCGCCAGATAGTTTCTGTGACTTGACACCTTCAAGCTCTCAGGTTCTTTTTGCATAG
- the LOC7455636 gene encoding protein trichome birefringence isoform X2: protein MADTTASKHLSSISGGNIITDMKNLSSLLKTRRTVTFAYGFMFAFVAFTIFLAFSPSPNSSSPWFTNIFSTSTSTASSDSHRSQFSSIFSYFLPNNTSAATSQEQGRGFSSMPSQNTTRSNDTLSPNSRTEVKDPISVKNLTQSTVLQPNRTSNSSVVIKEPAFANNQTQTAVNSDKGQVLKPNQTTVANPTTIQVAANQSENTPTKSGSLVKEGSGNQDKGDAGKTVSSNFTASLVKKQSNATKQSNETNSGKEVKQGFDNRVQNLANCDFFDGEWVKDDSYPLYKPGSCSLIDEQFNCIINGRPDKDYQKYKWKPKGCTLPRLNPRHMLDMLRGKRLVFVGDSLNRNMWESLVCILKGSVKDQSKVFEVNGRHHFRGEASYSFLFKDYNCTIDFFVSPFLVQEWEMHEKDGSMKETLRLDLVGRSSSQYKSADIIVFNTGHWWTHDKTSKGKDYYQEGNHVYNELNVLEAFRKALTTWARWVDANVDPMKSLVFFRGYSASHFSGGQWNSGGQCDSEAEPIKNVTYLRQYPPKMLVLEKVLRNMKAHVTYLNVTQMTDYRKDGHPSVYRKQNLSPEERKSPLHFQDCSHWCLPGVPDAWNEILYANLLVNEKQKQQAQKRHR, encoded by the exons ATGGCTGACACAACAGCCAGCAAACACCTCTCTTCCATCAGTGGAGGTAACATCATTACAGATATGAAGAACCTATCTTCTCTCCTTAAAACAAGGAGAACTGTGACTTTCGCTTATGGCTTCATGTTTGCTTTTGTTGCTTTCACTATCTTCTTGGCATTCAGTCCTTCTCCAAACTCATCCTCTCCCTggtttactaatatttttagtaCCAGCACTAGTACTGCTTCTTCTGATTCTCATAGATCTCAATTTTCTTCGATTTTCTCTTACTTCTTGCCCAACAACACATCAGCAGCCACCTCACAAGAGCAAGGCCGTGGTTTCTCTTCAATGCCATCACAAAACACTACTAGATCTAATGACACCTTATCACCGAATTCTAGAACAGAAGTTAAAGACCCAATAAGTGTAAAAAACCTCACTCAAAGCACAGTTTTGCAACCAAATCGGACCTCTAATTCTTCAGTTGTCATTAAAGAGCCAGCCTTTGCAAATAATCAAACTCAAACTGCAGTGAATTCTGATAAAGGTCAAGTTTTAAAGCCAAATCAAACCACAGTTGCTAACCCAACTACAATCCAGGTAGCAGCAAATCAAAGTGAAAACACACCCACGAAGTCAGGTTCTTTGGTAAAGGAAGGTTCTGGAAATCAAGATAAAG GTGATGCCGGTAAGACCGTATCATCAAATTTTACTGCTTCACTTGTGAAGAAACAAAGTAATGCGACAAAACAGAGCAATGAAACTAATTCAGGGAAGGAAGTGAAGCAGGGATTTGATAATCGGGTGCAGAATTTGGCAAATTGCGATTTTTTTGATGGAGAATGGGTCAAAGATGATTCGTATCCGCTTTACAAACCCGGGTCTTGTTCATTGATTGATGAGCagtttaattgtataattaatggTAGGCCTGATAAAGACTACCAGAAATATAAATGGAAGCCTAAAGGATGCACTTTACCAAG GTTGAATCCTCGTcatatgttggatatgttgaGAGGAAAGCGACTTGTTTTCGTTGGCGATTCCCTGAACAGGAATATGTGGGAGTCTCTGGTTTGTATTCTAAAAGGATCAGTGAAAGATCAAAGCAAGGTTTTTGAAGTGAATGGAAGACATCATTTTCGAGGGGAAGCTTCATACTCATTTTTATTCAAA GATTATAACTGCACAATTGATTTCTTTGTATCGCCTTTCTTAGTTCAAGAATGGGAAATGCACGAAAAAGATGGATCGATGAAGGAGACACTTAGGCTTGATTTAGTTGGGAGGTCTTCCAGTCAATATAAAAGTGCAGATATTATTGTCTTCAATACTGGACACTGGTGGACTCATGACAAAACTTCCAAAGG GAAAGATTATTACCAAGAAGGGAATCATGTGTATAATGAGTTGAATGTTCTAGAGGCCTTTCGAAAAGCTTTGACAACATGGGCCAGATGGGTTGATGCAAATGTAGATCCAATGAAATCTCTGGTCTTCTTCAGAGGATATTCTGCTTCCCATTTCAG CGGTGGACAGTGGAATTCTGGTGGGCAATGTGACAGTGAGGCTGAACCCATAAAAAACGTCACATACCTAAGGCAGTATCCACCGAAGATGCTGGTTCTTGAGAAAGTGTTGAGAAACATGAAAGCACATGTCACATACCTAAATGTTACACAAATGACTGATTATCGGAAGGATGGGCACCCTTCAGTCTATAGGAAGCAAAACCTGTCTCCGGAGGAAAGGAAATCACCGTTACATTTCCAAGACTGCAGCCATTGGTGTCTTCCCGGTGTGCCGGATGCGTGGAATGAGATTCTCTATGCTAATCTTCTAGTCAATGAAAAACAGAAGCAGCAAGCGCAGAAGAGGCATAGGTAA
- the LOC7455636 gene encoding protein trichome birefringence isoform X1, whose protein sequence is MADTTASKHLSSISGGNIITDMKNLSSLLKTRRTVTFAYGFMFAFVAFTIFLAFSPSPNSSSPWFTNIFSTSTSTASSDSHRSQFSSIFSYFLPNNTSAATSQEQGRGFSSMPSQNTTRSNDTLSPNSRTEVKDPISVKNLTQSTVLQPNRTSNSSVVIKEPAFANNQTQTAVNSDKGQVLKPNQTTVANPTTIQVAANQSENTPTKSGSLVKEGSGNQDKGDAGKTVSSNFTGDAGKTVSSNFTASLVKKQSNATKQSNETNSGKEVKQGFDNRVQNLANCDFFDGEWVKDDSYPLYKPGSCSLIDEQFNCIINGRPDKDYQKYKWKPKGCTLPRLNPRHMLDMLRGKRLVFVGDSLNRNMWESLVCILKGSVKDQSKVFEVNGRHHFRGEASYSFLFKDYNCTIDFFVSPFLVQEWEMHEKDGSMKETLRLDLVGRSSSQYKSADIIVFNTGHWWTHDKTSKGKDYYQEGNHVYNELNVLEAFRKALTTWARWVDANVDPMKSLVFFRGYSASHFSGGQWNSGGQCDSEAEPIKNVTYLRQYPPKMLVLEKVLRNMKAHVTYLNVTQMTDYRKDGHPSVYRKQNLSPEERKSPLHFQDCSHWCLPGVPDAWNEILYANLLVNEKQKQQAQKRHR, encoded by the exons ATGGCTGACACAACAGCCAGCAAACACCTCTCTTCCATCAGTGGAGGTAACATCATTACAGATATGAAGAACCTATCTTCTCTCCTTAAAACAAGGAGAACTGTGACTTTCGCTTATGGCTTCATGTTTGCTTTTGTTGCTTTCACTATCTTCTTGGCATTCAGTCCTTCTCCAAACTCATCCTCTCCCTggtttactaatatttttagtaCCAGCACTAGTACTGCTTCTTCTGATTCTCATAGATCTCAATTTTCTTCGATTTTCTCTTACTTCTTGCCCAACAACACATCAGCAGCCACCTCACAAGAGCAAGGCCGTGGTTTCTCTTCAATGCCATCACAAAACACTACTAGATCTAATGACACCTTATCACCGAATTCTAGAACAGAAGTTAAAGACCCAATAAGTGTAAAAAACCTCACTCAAAGCACAGTTTTGCAACCAAATCGGACCTCTAATTCTTCAGTTGTCATTAAAGAGCCAGCCTTTGCAAATAATCAAACTCAAACTGCAGTGAATTCTGATAAAGGTCAAGTTTTAAAGCCAAATCAAACCACAGTTGCTAACCCAACTACAATCCAGGTAGCAGCAAATCAAAGTGAAAACACACCCACGAAGTCAGGTTCTTTGGTAAAGGAAGGTTCTGGAAATCAAGATAAAGGTGATGCAGGTAAGACTGTGTCATCAAATTTTACAGGTGATGCCGGTAAGACCGTATCATCAAATTTTACTGCTTCACTTGTGAAGAAACAAAGTAATGCGACAAAACAGAGCAATGAAACTAATTCAGGGAAGGAAGTGAAGCAGGGATTTGATAATCGGGTGCAGAATTTGGCAAATTGCGATTTTTTTGATGGAGAATGGGTCAAAGATGATTCGTATCCGCTTTACAAACCCGGGTCTTGTTCATTGATTGATGAGCagtttaattgtataattaatggTAGGCCTGATAAAGACTACCAGAAATATAAATGGAAGCCTAAAGGATGCACTTTACCAAG GTTGAATCCTCGTcatatgttggatatgttgaGAGGAAAGCGACTTGTTTTCGTTGGCGATTCCCTGAACAGGAATATGTGGGAGTCTCTGGTTTGTATTCTAAAAGGATCAGTGAAAGATCAAAGCAAGGTTTTTGAAGTGAATGGAAGACATCATTTTCGAGGGGAAGCTTCATACTCATTTTTATTCAAA GATTATAACTGCACAATTGATTTCTTTGTATCGCCTTTCTTAGTTCAAGAATGGGAAATGCACGAAAAAGATGGATCGATGAAGGAGACACTTAGGCTTGATTTAGTTGGGAGGTCTTCCAGTCAATATAAAAGTGCAGATATTATTGTCTTCAATACTGGACACTGGTGGACTCATGACAAAACTTCCAAAGG GAAAGATTATTACCAAGAAGGGAATCATGTGTATAATGAGTTGAATGTTCTAGAGGCCTTTCGAAAAGCTTTGACAACATGGGCCAGATGGGTTGATGCAAATGTAGATCCAATGAAATCTCTGGTCTTCTTCAGAGGATATTCTGCTTCCCATTTCAG CGGTGGACAGTGGAATTCTGGTGGGCAATGTGACAGTGAGGCTGAACCCATAAAAAACGTCACATACCTAAGGCAGTATCCACCGAAGATGCTGGTTCTTGAGAAAGTGTTGAGAAACATGAAAGCACATGTCACATACCTAAATGTTACACAAATGACTGATTATCGGAAGGATGGGCACCCTTCAGTCTATAGGAAGCAAAACCTGTCTCCGGAGGAAAGGAAATCACCGTTACATTTCCAAGACTGCAGCCATTGGTGTCTTCCCGGTGTGCCGGATGCGTGGAATGAGATTCTCTATGCTAATCTTCTAGTCAATGAAAAACAGAAGCAGCAAGCGCAGAAGAGGCATAGGTAA